In the genome of Megalops cyprinoides isolate fMegCyp1 chromosome 7, fMegCyp1.pri, whole genome shotgun sequence, one region contains:
- the aar2 gene encoding protein AAR2 homolog, with the protein MAGVDMDPETARGLFEEGATLVLLGVPEGTELGMDYKSWQVGPRFRGLKMIPPGLHFLHYSSCNVNRGGEMGPKTGLFLFLQPREVQLARWNEKEEDLDFSPSQNQEEVDRVKAGLQDLDPFLGPYPYETLRKWVSLTDRLTPEVASGLQPLSGRICAFGDVMPELQLPHTKDREEQNLPRNDTECQSMREGLERLPRMKQRAGTELRFSHIPKQTYPPGATPAQITQYSMDLSYALDCLLESNYKQEPLHVLGELQFAFVCFLVGNVYEGFEHWKRLLALLCRSETAMCARRDLYLGLIAVLYHQLGEVPSDFYVDIVSQDNFLTSTLRDFFQFASGPGVDASLRKRAQKFKVHLTKKFRWNFEEDLEDCAPVVVQLPEGVTLE; encoded by the exons ATGGCAGGTGTGGATATGGACCCGGAGACGGCGCGTGGGTTGTTTGAGGAAGGAGCTACGTTGGTGCTCCTGGGAGTCCCCGAGGGCACTGAGCTGGGCATGGATTACAAGAGTTGGCAGGTGGGCCCACGATTTCGGGGGTTGAAGATGATCCCACCAGGCCTACACTTTTTGCACTACAGCTCCTGCAATGTTAACAGGGGTGGGGAGATGGGCCCGAAAACTGggctctttctgtttttgcagcCCCGTGAGGTCCAGCTGGCTCGTTGGAACGAGAAGGAGGAGGACCTGGACTTTTCACCCTCACAGAACCAGGAGGAGGTTGACCGGGTGAAGGCAGGTTTGCAGGACTTGGACCCATTTCTGGGGCCCTACCCTTACGAAACGCTGCGCAAGTGGGTCTCGCTGACGGACAGGCTGACTCCGGAGGTGGCCAGCGGCCTGCAGCCCCTGAGCGGCAGGATCTGCGCCTTCGGCGACGTGATGCCAGAGCTGCAGCTGCCCCACACCAAGGACCGAGAGGAGCAGAACCTTCCCCGCAATGACACGGAGTGCCAGAGCATGCGGGAGGGGCTGGAGCGTCTGCCCCGCATGAAGCAGAGGGCCGGTACAGAGCTGCGCTTTTCCCACATCCCCAAACAGACGTACCCGCCGGGAGCAACGCCCGCCCAGATCACTCAGTACAGCATGGACCTCAGCTATGCCCTGGATTGTCTACTGGAGAGCAACTACAAGCAGGAGCCGCTGCATGTGCTTG GTGAGCTGCAGTTTGCCTTCGTCTGCTTCTTGGTCGGGAACGTGTACGAGGGCTTCGAGCACTGGAAGAGGCTGCTGGCGCTCCTGTGTCGCTCAGAGACGGCCATGTGCGCCCGTCGTGACCTCTACCTCGGCCTCATTGCCGTGCTCTACCACCAGCTGGGGGAGGTCCCATCGGACTTCTATGTCGACATCGTGTCGCAGGACAACTTCCTCACCTCCACTCTGCGG gaTTTTTTCCAGTTTGCCAGTGGCCCAGGGGTAGACGCTTCACTGAGGAAACGAGCGCAGAAGTTCAAAGTGCACTTGACTAAGAAGTTTCGCTGGAATTTCGAGGAGGACCTAGAAGACTGTGCCCCCGTGGTGGTGCAGCTTCCTGAAGGTGTGACCCTGGAGTGA